The following DNA comes from Hyphococcus flavus.
TCCGCATGGCGGCCGCGGGCGATATCGAGATCGCGTCGCGGCCCCAATTCGAGCGTCGCGATTTCCTCGGCGCGCTTGCGAAACCCGTGAGTGATATAGTCCCGCGCGATGACGAGATCGCGGCCCTGATCGTCGCGCCCGCGCAGCACGATATGAACATGCGGGTGGTCGGTGTCGTGATGGTTGACCGCAACCCAGTCGAGGCGCGTGCCAAGATCGCGCTCCGCCGCCGCCATGACGGCGCGCGTATAGCTATTGAGATCGTCGAGCTCGCCCGCGTCTTCCGGCGACAGGATGATCCGGAATTGATGGCGGTCGCCGCGCCCTTCTTCCAGAAACGCCTTGCCGTCGGCGACATCGCGATCCGGACCGTAGAGCTTGCCCGGCGCGCCGTCTTTCTCCGCGCCGTCGCGCTGGATATAGCGCAAATGCGCCCGCGCCTTGCCGAGGCCGTTGGCGCCGAGACGGACCGAACGGATCTTGACGGCGGCGCGCCGCATGTGCTGGCGAGCGAACGCCCGCCCGTTCGCAATGAACGCCGCGCCGAGCCCGGCGCCGCGGCCGATCTGGGCGCCCATAAAACGCGTCCGGCCGCGCCGCGCGAAAACGCCGGGCCGCGCTTTCTCCATGGCCGTGTAGAGCCGCGCCAGATAGCGCTTGGAGGCCTTGCCGCCCTGGGCGCGAATGCGTCCCAGACGCGGCTGGAAATCACTGTCAGCGCGCATATCTCATCCGCCGCATTTTGGCGCCGCCTCCGTCAGAGCGGCGCCGCCTAAAAAGATGTGCAGACAAGGGCTTAGCCGCATAGCGGCGCCGCCCCTTTAATCTTGCCCTCTCCGCTTTCTTCCGTACCTGTCTCATCTCTTCATTCCATTTCCTGAAATTAGTTCCGTTCGCCCCGCGCCCAGACAGGATGCGCGACGCCGATCACGAAAGCGGTTTTGGTCGCCCCGAAATACCGTCCGTCCAGGGACTGGGCGTGATCATTGAGAAGAAAGATTTCATCGGATTCGAGGGTTTTGCAGCCGCTCCAAATGGGCAGCGTGCGGCCTTCGGAATCGCGGAGCAGCGCATGGGCGACAACAGCGCTGTCAATTGAAATATTGTCTTCGTTACGGCAAATGCGGGCGCCGGAACGCGCCGCAACACGCTTCAAAAGCGGCGTCGCCGGCGGCAGATAACCGCGTTCGTCGATCAGCGCCTGAATAGACGATGACGGCGACACGATGACATAATCGCCGCGCTCAAACCTCTCTTGCGATA
Coding sequences within:
- a CDS encoding S26 family signal peptidase, which gives rise to MKRGRTKPLIIGAVAVAALGVASAAEFAPRLVWNASASAPIGLYSVSQERFERGDYVIVSPSSSIQALIDERGYLPPATPLLKRVAARSGARICRNEDNISIDSAVVAHALLRDSEGRTLPIWSGCKTLESDEIFLLNDHAQSLDGRYFGATKTAFVIGVAHPVWARGERN